Proteins encoded by one window of Arachis hypogaea cultivar Tifrunner chromosome 1, arahy.Tifrunner.gnm2.J5K5, whole genome shotgun sequence:
- the LOC140183809 gene encoding uncharacterized protein produces the protein MEDIPEDNPSNQDDSQPRRPVSEHREATNQAKIASTIHHANEHVTTDPQHPEKTRDKAAQIIQELCLRVQELEGKLNDGEKQNNGSHATSRSRSHRGRSSARQRNRRDDRSASRNRRREKSPERRYDKKHHRNASRDLNRQHDSDEDRRYRSTKRTRSDHTIMGATPFTEGILRAKLPRGFDKPTDMKYDGTKDPQEHLTAFEARMNLEGASDAVRCRAFPVTLAGPAIKWFNALPNGSITSFHDITRKFMAQFTTRITKAKHPISLLGVTQKQEESTRKYLDRFNDECLTVDGLTDSVASLCLTNGLMNEDFRKHLTTKPVWTMHEIQNVAKDYINDEEVSQVVAAHKRQHVGNQHGNPTPHHNGPAKENQRDHIRPTHRPPRIGKFPNYTPLTAPITEVYHQIADRGIIPRARPLKERTGGNKALYCDYHRGYGHKTHDCYDLKDALEQAIRDGKLPEFVKIIREPRRADRDKSPEREGRNPRTQKPPRENTEEDPTIIVNVITGKDVPNKSKLTMKKDLKVMAVKNHDPVATTDNTITFLPEDCQHGTSAEDAPFVISARIGTGLVRRILVDTGADSNILFRGAFDKLGLRNDNLQTHRHGVTGLGDNFLKPDGSVTLPITIGTSNQRKTILSEFVVLKDSTAYNVILGRKTINDFSAVIFTKYLLMKFKTDDGTIGTIHGDREVAAECDNNSLALRKKSRDAAGIFLADLDARLDGQPRPEPEGDMEKLQIGPTKEEYTFINRNLPYDLKEELSQLLKQNRDLFAFTPADMPGISPDLMSHHLAVDPLAKPVAQRRRKMSPDRAAETESGEQLTDDLKVIMNTLRKHQMRLNPRKCAFGMEAGKFLGFMITQRGVEANPEKCRAVLEMTSPKNLKDIQKLTGRLTALSRFLGASAQKAIPFFKLMKKGTPFKWETECEEAFQHFKKVLTEPPILAKPQTGETLYLYLSITEETIAAALVRENEKKEQKPIYFISKVLQDTETRYSRLEKLAFALLSASRRLRQYFQAHPITVRTDQTVKQVLQKPDLAGRMLAWSIELSQFQIRFEPRNAIKAQALTDFIAEMTPTKQTPEPRKLHVDGSSNSTHGGAGIILENQNGITIEQSIRYDFPVSNNQAEYEALLAGLNLAREVGAKILEVNTDSQVVCSQINGSYQTRDPLLQQYLKKVSETKEGFENVSIHHVPRERNARADLLSKLASTKSGHGNRSLIQEVVKSPSVSTEIHAHLTSSNRESWTYPILQYLRDGVLPPDPKEERRIKREAANYTMIAGQLYKRGFSQPLLKCVEPRDTEYILREIHEGCCGHHIGGKTLAQKIVRAGYFWPTIIRDSIQLTKSCDKCQRHANLHQAAPHQLSIISAERPFGSWGIDLVGPFPTAPGQLRYLIVAIDYYTKWIEAEPLASITATQCRKFVWRQIITRFGIPEVIISDNGTQFTNKKFRELLEGLHISHRFSSVEHPQTNGQVESANKIIVKGLKKRLDEAKGLWAEELGSVLWSYRTTPQTSTGETPFRLTYGVEAVIPVEIGNPSPRKTVGGNDEEAERDLVDEERRIAHVKELALKQRISLRTSGTLSLTKGFNEAQLFN, from the exons ATGGAGGACATCCCGGAGGATAACCCATCAAACCAGGACGATTCCCAACCACGTCGTCCGGTCTCAGAACACCGTGAAGCCACAAACCAAGCAAAAATAGCAAGCACCATCCACCACGCAAACGAACACGTCACAACGGACCCACAACATCCTGAGAAAACCAGAGACAAAGCGGCACAAATCATCCAGGAGCTCTGTCTCCGGGTCCAAGAGCTTGAAGGCAAGTTAAACGACGGAGAAAAACAAAATAACGGAAGCCATGCAACTTCCAGGTCAAGATCCCACCGCGGCAGGTCGTCAGCTCGGCAACGCAATAGGAGAGATGATCGCAGCGCTTCACGCAACCGTCGACGCGAGAAATCCCCTGAGCGGCGATACGACAAAAAACACCATCGCAACGCCTCTCGGGATCTAAATCGACAACACGATTCAGACGAAGACCGCAGATACCGAAGCACCAAGCGCACGAGAAGCGACCACACCATAATGGGAGCTACACCCTTTACGGAAGGAATTTTAAGAGCAAAACTCCCCAGAGGTTTCGACAAACCCACCGACATGAAATACGACGGGACTAAAGACCCGCAAGAGCACCTAACGGCTTTCGAAGCCAGAATGAACTTAGAGGGAGCATCCGACGCAGTCCGATGCAGAGCCTTCCCAGTAACCCTTGCCGGACCagcgatcaaatggttcaacgccctcccgaaTGGGTCCATAACTAGCTTCCACGACATTACAAGAAAattcatggcccagttcacaaCCCGAATCACCAAGGCTAAACACCCCATCAGCCTATTAGGGGTCACACAAAAGCAAGAAGAATCCACAAGAAAATACCTTGAccgcttcaacgacgaatgcttgaCGGTCGACGGGCTCACGGACTCCGTCGCTAGCCTCTGCCTGACTAACGGACTCATGAATGAAGACTTTCGCAAACATCTCACCACCAAACCGgtatggaccatgcacgagatccagaaCGTCGCCAAAGATTACATCaacgacgaggaagtcagccaggtcgtcgcTGCCCATAAACGGCAACACGTCGGCAACCAACACGGCAACCCGACTCCTCATCATAATGGACCAGCCAAAGAAAACCAACGAGACCACATCAGACCGACCCACCGACCACCAAGAATAGGAAAGTTCCCCAATTACACCCCCCTAACAGCACCAATTACGGAGgtataccaccaaatagcagatcgaGGCATCATCCCCAGGGCACGACCACTCAAGGAAAGGACAGGAGGAAACAAAGCCCTCTATTGCGACTACCACCGCGGATACGGCCACAAAACTCATGATTGTTACGATCTTAAAGACGCCCTTGAACAGGCCATACGGGACGGCAAACTCCCAGAGTTCGtcaaaatcatcagagaaccaagGCGCGCCGACAGAGACAAATCGCCAGAGAGAGAAGGACGCAACCCAAGAACTCAAAAACCGCCCAGGGAAAACACAGAAGAAGACCCGACCATCATAGTGAACGTTATCACGGGCAAGGACGTGCCGAATAAATCAAAACTAacaatgaagaaagaccttaagGTAATGGCCGTCAAAAACCACGACCCAGTCGCCACTACCGACAACACGATAACCTTCTTACCCGAGGACTGCCAACACGGCACCTCGGCCGAAGACGCTCCTTTCGTCATATCAGCCCGAATCGGAACAGGACTAGTGAGACGAATACTCGTCGACACGGGTGCCGACTCCAACATCCTCTTCCgaggagccttcgacaaactcggactccGCAACGACAACCTCCAAACGCACCGCCACGGCGTCACGGGTCTCGGAGATAACTTCCTCAAACCAGACGGCTCGGTTACTCTCCCCATCACCATAGGAACAAGCAATCAGAGAAAGACGATCCTTTCCGAATTCGTCGTCCTAAAAGATTCCACAGCCTATAACGTCATTctcggaagaaaaacaatcaacgacTTCTCGGCAGTCATCTTCACCAAATACCTCCTCATGAAATTCAAAACCGACGACGGCACCATCGGAACCATTCACGGAGACCGGGAAGTCGCCGCCGAATGCGACAACAACAGCTTAGCCCTAAGGAAAAAATCCCGGGACGCAGCGGGAATATTTCTTGCCGACCTAGACGCACGACTAGACGGCCAACCCAGACCGGAACCAGAAGGAGACATGGAAAAACTACAGATAGGGCCAACCAAAGAAGAGTATACTTTCATCAACAGAAACCTCCCATACGACCTCAAAGAAGAACTCTCCCAACTTTTGAAACAAAACAGAGACCTATTCGCGTTCACACCAGCCGATATGCCGGGAATAAGTCCCGACCTGATGTCTCACCATCTGGCAGTAGACCCCCTAGCCAAACCAGTGGCACAAAGAAGACGGAAAATGTCACCAGACCGAGCCGCCGAG ACGGAATCCGGTGAGCAACTAACCGACGATCTAAAAGTCATAATGAACACCCTGCGAAAACACCAAATGCGACTCAACCCAAGAAAGTGCGCTTTCGGAATGGAAGCAGGAAAATTCCTCGGATTCATGATCACACAACGCGGAGTTGAGGCAAACCCGGAAAAATGTCGTGCCGTCCTCGAGATGACAAGCCCCAAAAACCTCAAAGATATCCAAAAGCTCACCGGCCGACTAACCGCACTATCCCGGTTCCTCGGAGCTTCGGCACAGAAGGCAATCCCCTTTTTCAAACTCATGAAAAAAGGAACCCCCTTCAAATGGGAGACAGAATGCGAAGAAGCTTTCCAACACTTCAAAAAGGTCCTAACGGAACCTCCAATCCTCGCAAAACCCCAAACAGGGGAAACACTATACCtatacctctccataacggaagaAACAATCGCAGCAGCACTCGTCCGAGAAAACGAGAAAAAAGAACAGAAGCCCATATACTTCATAAGCAAGGTGCTACAAGACACCGAAACACGCTATTCACGACTAGAGAAGTTGGCTTTCGCGCTCCTCTCGGCATCCCGACGACTACGACAATACTTCCAGGCCCACCCCATAACGGTGCGAACCGACCAAACGGTCAAACAGGTATTACAGAAACCCGACCTAGCAGGaagaatgctagcatggtccatcgAGTTATCCCAATTCCAGATCAGGTTCGAACCCCGAAACGCGATCAAAGCACAAGCCTTGACCGACTTCATCGCCGAAATGACTCCGACAAAGCAGACACCCGAGCCACGGAAACTGCATGTCGACGGCTCATCGAACTCCACTCACGGAGGCGCTGGAATTATACTTGAAAACCAAAATGGGATCACAATTGAACAATCAATAAGATACGACTTCCCAGTATCaaataaccaagcagaatacgaagcccttCTGGCAGGCCTAAACCTAGCTCGGGAAGTCGGCGCCAAGATACTCGAAGTTAACACCGATTCCCAGGTGGTATGCTCCCAAATCAACGGGAGCTACCAAACCCGGGACCCCCTGCTCCAACAATACCTCAAAAAAGTAAGCGAAACAAAAGAAGGATTCGAAAATGTCTCCATACACCACGTCCCCAGGGAGCGAAACGCCAGGGCGGATCTACTTTCCAAATTAGCCAGCACGAAGTCAGGACACGGCAACAGATCGCTGATCCAGGAGGTCGTTAAGTCGCCTTCCGTATCAACGGAAATCCACGCACACCTAACATCCTCAAATCGGGAATCCTGGACATACCCGATCTTACAATATCTCCGCGACGGAGTCCTCCCACCAGATCCGAAAGAGGAAAGGCGAATAAAGAGAGAAGCCGCCAACTATACCATGATAGCAGGACAACTATACAAACGCGGATTCTCGCAGCCCCTACTTAAATGTGTCGAACCCAGGGACACGGAATACATACTCCGCGAAATCCACGAAGGATGCTGCGGTCACCACATAGGAGGAAAAACGCTAGCCCAAAAAATCGTCAGGGCCGGCTACTTCTGGCCAACGATCATCCGAGATTCCATACAACTGACAAAAAGCTGCGACAAATGCCAAAGGCATGCCAATCTCCACCAAGCCGCCCCACACCAACTCAGCATTATATCGGCTGAACGGCCATTCGGCAGTTGGGGAATCGACCTCGTCGGGCCCTTCCCCACGGCACCCGGCCAACTCAGATATctcatcgtcgccatagactACTACACCAAGTGGATTGAAGCCGAACCCCTGGCCTCTATCACGGCTACCCAATGCCGGAAATTCGTCTGGCGACAAATCATTACCCGGTTCGGAATCCCCGAAGTCATCATCTCCGACAACGGAACTCAGTTCACAAACAAAAAATTCAGAGAACTCCTAGAGGGATTGCATATATCCCATCGCTTCAGctcggtagaacatccccaaaCAAACGGGCAAGTGGAATCCGCCAACAAAATCATCGTCAAAGGACTTAAGAAACGACTTGACGAAGCCAAGGGGCTATGGGCAGAAGAGTTAGGATCAGT
- the LOC112706287 gene encoding inositol transporter 4-like — translation MEGGPEAASKQEFTEFWRRATRSPYIMRLALSAGIGGLLFGYDTGVISGALLYIREDFVEVDKKLWLQEVIVSMAVAGAIIGAALGGWMNDRLGRKISILGADIVFFLGAIVMAIAPVPWVLVVGRILVGFGVGIASMTSPLYISEASPTAIRGALVCINGLLITFGQFLSYLINLAFTKTPGTWRWMLGVAGLPAVVQFVLMLTLPESPRWLYNQGLEKESREILEKIYNADEIEGEINAMREALEQEKQQEGLIGQTLGEKMKAAFSNVAVRRGLYAGVTAQVAQQFVGINTVMYYSPTIVQFAGIASKSTALALSLVTSGLNAVGSILSMLCIDKYGRRKLMLLSLIAIIVCLLTLTGVFYQAATTAPPIDNVDTLSFGGNATCQAYLDAPNFSSWNCMKCLKAECAFCASTGGNHLPGACLAETKDVRAVCGEQKRVWFSDGCPSKIGVLAVIVLGLYILAYSPGMGTVPWVLNSEIYPLRFRGICGGIAAVSNWCANLIVSLTFLSLIHALGAAGTFLLFAGFSTISLVAIYLLVPETKGLQFEEVEKLLHKGFNPCDCTNSKTDEEKANEEKASTSN, via the exons ATGGAAGGAGGGCCGGAGGCGGCAAGTAAGCAAGAGTTTACGGAATTTTGGAGAAGAGCAACCAGGTCGCCCTACATCATGCGCCTTGCTTTATCGGCCGGAATTGGAGGTCTTCTCTTTGGTTACGACACCGGTGTTATCTCAGGAGCCTTGCTTTATATTCGTGAGGATTTCGTAGAAGTTGATAAAAAATTATGGTTGCAAGAAGTTATTGTAAGTATGGCTGTAGCGGGTGCCATCATTGGTGCCGCACTTGGTGGATGGATGAATGATAGGCTTGGTCGAAAGATCTCTATCTTAGGAGCAGATATTGTTTTTTTTCTTGGCGCAATTGTCATGGCTATTGCCCCAGTTCCTTGGGTTCTCGTTGTTGGAAGaattttggttggttttggagTTGGCATAGCTTCTATGACTTCTCCTCTCTACATCTCAGAAGCCTCTCCAACTGCCATTAGAGGAGCTCTCGTGTGTATTAATGGTCTCCTCATCACCTTCGGCCAATTTCTCTCCTACCTTATCAACCTCGCGTTCACTAAG ACTCCTGGAACGTGGCGTTGGATGCTTGGGGTGGCCGGACTTCCAGCAGTGGTTCAGTTCGTTTTAATGCTGACCCTGCCAGAGTCACCCAGGTGGTTGTACAACCAGGGGTTAGAAAAGGAGTCAAGGGAAATCCTAGAAAAGATTTATAATGCAGATGAGATTGAAGGGGAGATAAACGCGATGAGAGAAGCcttagaacaagagaagcaacAGGAAGGGTTGATCGGTCAAACTCTTGGAGAGAAAATGAAAGCTGCTTTCAGCAACGTTGCTGTCCGAAGAGGATTGTATGCAGGCGTGACTGCTCAAGTCGCTCAACAATTCGTTGGTATCAACACCGTCATGTATTACAGCCCAACCATTGTTCAGTTTGCCGGCATTGCATCAAAATCAACAGCACTTGCACTCTCCCTCGTCACATCTGGTCTCAACGCCGTTGGATCTATCCTCAGCATGCTTTGTATCGATAAATATGGAAGGAGAAAGCTCATGCTCCTCTCCCTTATCGCAATCATTGTTTGCCTCCTCACTCTCACCGGAGTTTTCTATCAGGCAGCTACCACTGCTCCTCCAATTGACAACGTTGACACCCTCAGTTTCGGTGGTAACGCTACATGCCAGGCTTATCTTGATGCTCCCAATTTCTCTTCATGGAACTGCATGAAGTGTTTGAAAGCTGAATGTGCCTTCTGTGCCAGCACTGGGGGCAAT CATCTTCCGGGAGCGTGCCTGGCAGAAACAAAGGACGTGAGAGCTGTGTGTGGTGAGCAGAAGCGCGTGTGGTTTTCTGACGGATGTCCAAGCAAAATTGGAGTATTAGCAGTTATAGTGTTGGGACTATATATCCTTGCATACTCTCCAGGAATGGGAACAGTACCTTGGGTTTTGAACTCAGAGATATATCCATTGAGATTCAGGGGAATTTGTGGAGGCATAGCAGCAGTTTCAAACTGGTGTGCTAATCTGATAGTGAGTTTGACATTTTTGTCATTGATCCATGCACTTGGAGCTGCAGGAACATTCCTCCTCTTTGCTGGATTTTCTACAATTAGTCTTGTTGCCATCTATCTATTGGTACCAGAAACCAAAGGACTTCAGTTTGAAGAAGTTGAGAAGTTGCTTCACAAAGGGTTTAACCCTTGCGATTGCACCAATTCAAAGACAGATGAAGAGAAAGCAAATGAAGAGAAAGCAAGTACTAGTAACTAA